A single window of Jeotgalibacillus haloalkalitolerans DNA harbors:
- the flgB gene encoding flagellar basal body rod protein FlgB yields MNLFSGTITSLERGLDYSAVKQKVIANNVANVDTPGYKSKDVSFKSILQNEIQLSSNPADPRHFDLSNTQNDAPAITRRPYSIRENGNGVDMDKEMADLATNQIYYNSLIERIGGKFGSLNSVIKGGGQ; encoded by the coding sequence ATGAACTTATTTTCAGGCACAATTACTTCGCTGGAAAGAGGGCTTGATTATTCTGCGGTTAAGCAAAAAGTCATTGCAAACAACGTGGCAAACGTGGATACACCGGGTTATAAGTCGAAAGATGTAAGCTTTAAGTCAATATTACAGAATGAAATACAATTGTCATCTAACCCTGCTGACCCAAGACATTTTGATCTTTCGAATACTCAAAATGATGCGCCGGCAATTACACGCCGACCATACAGCATCCGTGAAAATGGGAATGGTGTTGATATGGATAAGGAAATGGCGGATCTTGCTACTAATCAGATTTATTATAATTCGTTAATTGAAAGAATCGGCGGAAAGTTTGGTTCGCTGAATAGTGTGATTAAAGGAGGAGGTCAGTAA
- the flgC gene encoding flagellar basal body rod protein FlgC, producing MTMFHSMNTTTSALTAQRLRMDVISSNMANVDTTRATFENGEWQPYKRKSVVLKPQGEHFSSFLHTAMYKPSNAGQGVTVSRIIEDNETPGELLYDPEHPDANAEGYVEMPNVDPLREMVDLMSATRSYEGNVTVFNANKSMMMQALQIGRS from the coding sequence ATGACGATGTTTCATTCCATGAATACAACTACCTCAGCATTAACAGCGCAGCGTCTCCGGATGGATGTCATTTCATCTAATATGGCGAATGTTGATACTACAAGAGCAACATTTGAGAATGGTGAATGGCAGCCTTATAAAAGAAAATCGGTTGTGCTGAAACCGCAGGGTGAACATTTTTCATCCTTCTTACATACAGCCATGTATAAACCTTCAAATGCCGGACAAGGTGTCACAGTATCCAGGATTATAGAGGATAATGAAACACCGGGTGAACTTTTATATGACCCTGAGCACCCTGATGCAAATGCAGAAGGGTACGTTGAAATGCCAAATGTTGATCCGCTGAGAGAGATGGTGGATCTGATGTCTGCGACGCGTTCTTATGAAGGAAACGTAACCGTTTTTAATGCAAACAAGTCAATGATGATGCAGGCCCTTCAGATTGGGCGATCTTAA
- the fliE gene encoding flagellar hook-basal body complex protein FliE — translation MQQINTAGLNLISPSAEQNSNKISPYNAQQNFAAMLKDSINEVNAAQIESDKMTTRMINGENVELHDVMIASQKASVSLNLTMEMRNKAVEAYQEIMRMPV, via the coding sequence ATACAACAGATTAATACGGCGGGATTAAATCTTATAAGTCCGTCTGCTGAACAAAACTCAAATAAAATTTCACCATATAATGCACAGCAGAATTTTGCAGCGATGTTAAAAGACTCAATTAATGAAGTAAATGCTGCACAAATTGAAAGTGACAAGATGACAACCCGGATGATCAATGGAGAAAATGTAGAACTCCATGACGTCATGATTGCTTCCCAAAAGGCATCTGTGTCCCTGAACCTGACAATGGAAATGAGAAATAAAGCTGTTGAAGCGTATCAGGAAATTATGAGAATGCCTGTATAA